From the Pseudomonas baltica genome, one window contains:
- a CDS encoding DUF2934 domain-containing protein codes for MSVDDKRIKEFAYQIWESEGQPHGHEDRHWEMARKLAEAEALAPSKPSNRKSAAAKTAKADKPVAAPKAAEKPAAPPKPVASKPAKPAAKSAPKPAVKSAPEPAADKTPPKPAAKSAPKPVASKPTAVKASKPPAPKPATAPKPAAAKKPSAAKKPPAS; via the coding sequence ATGAGTGTCGACGACAAGCGTATTAAAGAATTTGCTTATCAGATCTGGGAGTCCGAGGGTCAACCCCACGGTCATGAGGACCGTCACTGGGAGATGGCGCGCAAGCTCGCTGAAGCCGAAGCACTGGCGCCCAGCAAGCCCTCGAATCGCAAGTCTGCCGCGGCCAAGACAGCCAAGGCCGACAAGCCGGTAGCGGCCCCCAAGGCAGCGGAAAAGCCCGCGGCGCCGCCTAAACCTGTCGCCAGCAAGCCTGCAAAACCGGCGGCTAAATCGGCACCCAAGCCAGCGGTCAAATCGGCTCCGGAGCCGGCCGCCGACAAGACACCGCCCAAGCCCGCCGCAAAATCCGCGCCCAAGCCGGTCGCCAGCAAGCCGACCGCAGTCAAGGCTTCCAAGCCGCCGGCGCCCAAGCCTGCGACTGCGCCCAAGCCCGCCGCCGCGAAAAAACCCAGCGCAGCGAAAAAGCCGCCAGCCAGCTGA
- a CDS encoding malto-oligosyltrehalose synthase encodes MTPLTGSLRLQFHKDFTLDDAVPLVPYFAELGITHVYASPLLKARPGSMHGYDVVDPTTVNPELGGEAALRRLVAALREKNMGLILDIVSNHMAVGGPHNPWWLDLLEWGRRSPYAEFFDIQWHSPDPLLDGQLLLPFLGSDYGVALRDGTLALHFDAEHGSFFVEHYEHIFPICPPDYAGLLIATGNSELAELGARFAALAQHPQGYAQAKVLRQELARQAAAAEVGESIASTLKQYDSTTEEGFQRLHRLLEKQHYRLASWRTAADDINWRRFFDINELGGLRVERAAVFEATHSKIFELVAQGLVDGLRIDHIDGLADPRGYSRKLRRRVAGLLSQRPAEAAVEHFPIYVEKILGAGEQLHSDWTVDGTTGYEFMNQVSLLQHDPRGKDALVEVWEKVSGRTGDFAEEARAGRHLVLNGTLAGDFEAVSQALLKVARNDVMSRDLTLGAIRRALQELIVHFQVYRTYISACGRPAEDEGFFQHAVEQARAQLNEGDWPVLDYLQRWFGGEPMRHMPPGRARKALKHANVRFQQLTSPAAAKAVEDTAFYRSAVLLSRNDVGFDPEEFSAPVEDFHRACQQRLERFPSNLLATATHDHKRGEDTRTRLAVLSERGAWYAAHVTHWMALAQPWRGEFADAPAPTGGDEAMLYQALIGAWPLGLEADDHDGLQALFERVAQWQQKALREAKLLSSWSAPNEPYEQQCRDFLEKLLLSEDALPLRQSLASLVRQIAPAGALNSLAQSLLRMTVPGVPDLYQGAEYWDFSLVDPDNRRPVDYAARERSLHDASALGQLLEHWQDGRIKQALVARTLQTRVAHAELFLHGDYQPLEVVGEHASKVLAFARTTATQLAVVIVPRLCSDLLGDVGSPLIDSQKWGDTHVKLPNHSCRPNLKGLFSENAVTPQEAIWLSTALKDFPVNLYVQSDQ; translated from the coding sequence ATGACTCCCCTGACTGGCAGCCTGCGTTTACAGTTTCACAAGGACTTCACCCTCGACGACGCGGTCCCCCTGGTGCCCTACTTCGCCGAGCTGGGCATTACCCACGTCTATGCTTCGCCCCTGCTCAAGGCCCGCCCTGGTTCGATGCACGGTTACGATGTGGTCGACCCCACCACGGTCAACCCTGAACTCGGCGGCGAAGCCGCGCTGCGCCGCCTGGTCGCGGCCCTGCGCGAAAAGAACATGGGGTTGATCCTCGATATCGTCTCCAACCATATGGCCGTCGGCGGCCCGCACAATCCGTGGTGGCTCGACCTGCTGGAGTGGGGCCGACGCAGCCCTTACGCGGAGTTTTTCGATATCCAGTGGCACTCCCCCGACCCGCTGCTGGACGGCCAGCTGCTGCTGCCGTTTTTGGGCAGCGACTACGGCGTGGCGCTGCGCGACGGCACTCTGGCGTTGCACTTCGACGCCGAGCACGGCAGCTTTTTCGTCGAGCATTACGAGCACATCTTCCCTATCTGCCCGCCGGATTACGCCGGGCTGTTGATCGCCACCGGCAACAGCGAGCTGGCGGAGCTCGGCGCACGCTTCGCCGCGTTGGCGCAACATCCCCAAGGCTACGCCCAGGCCAAGGTGCTGCGTCAGGAACTGGCGCGCCAAGCCGCCGCTGCCGAGGTTGGCGAAAGCATTGCCAGCACCTTGAAGCAGTACGACTCGACTACCGAAGAAGGCTTCCAGCGCCTGCATCGGCTGCTCGAAAAACAGCACTATCGCCTGGCCAGCTGGCGCACCGCGGCCGACGATATCAACTGGCGGCGGTTCTTCGACATCAACGAACTGGGCGGCTTGCGGGTCGAGCGCGCGGCAGTGTTCGAAGCCACCCACAGCAAGATTTTCGAACTGGTTGCGCAGGGCCTGGTGGACGGCCTGCGCATCGACCATATCGACGGCCTGGCCGACCCGCGCGGCTATAGTCGCAAGCTGCGCCGTCGGGTTGCCGGCTTGCTGTCACAGCGCCCCGCAGAGGCCGCCGTCGAACACTTCCCGATCTACGTCGAGAAGATCCTCGGCGCAGGCGAGCAACTGCACAGCGACTGGACGGTCGACGGCACCACTGGCTACGAATTCATGAACCAGGTGTCGCTTCTGCAGCATGATCCGCGCGGCAAGGATGCGCTGGTCGAGGTCTGGGAAAAGGTCAGCGGGCGCACCGGTGATTTCGCCGAAGAGGCGCGCGCCGGTCGTCATCTGGTGCTCAACGGCACCCTGGCCGGTGACTTCGAGGCCGTGTCCCAGGCGCTGCTGAAGGTCGCGCGCAACGACGTGATGAGCCGCGACCTGACCCTTGGTGCGATCCGTCGAGCGCTGCAGGAACTCATCGTGCACTTTCAGGTGTACCGCACCTATATCAGTGCCTGCGGACGCCCCGCCGAAGACGAAGGGTTTTTCCAGCATGCCGTGGAGCAGGCCCGCGCCCAACTCAACGAAGGCGACTGGCCGGTGCTCGACTACCTGCAGCGCTGGTTCGGTGGCGAGCCCATGCGGCACATGCCGCCGGGTCGCGCGCGCAAGGCACTCAAACATGCCAACGTGCGTTTCCAGCAGTTGACCTCACCCGCGGCCGCCAAGGCTGTCGAAGATACTGCGTTCTATCGCAGCGCGGTATTGCTGTCGCGCAACGACGTAGGCTTCGATCCCGAAGAATTCAGCGCCCCTGTGGAAGATTTCCACCGCGCCTGCCAGCAGCGGCTCGAACGCTTCCCCAGCAACCTGCTGGCCACCGCCACCCACGACCACAAGCGCGGCGAAGATACCCGCACTCGCCTGGCCGTGCTCAGTGAACGCGGTGCCTGGTACGCTGCCCATGTCACCCACTGGATGGCGCTGGCGCAGCCATGGCGCGGCGAGTTTGCCGACGCCCCGGCGCCCACTGGCGGCGATGAGGCCATGCTCTATCAAGCCTTGATCGGCGCCTGGCCACTGGGCCTTGAAGCCGACGATCACGACGGCTTGCAGGCGTTGTTCGAGCGCGTCGCGCAGTGGCAGCAAAAAGCCCTGCGCGAGGCCAAGTTGCTGAGCAGCTGGAGCGCGCCCAACGAGCCCTACGAGCAACAATGCCGAGACTTTCTGGAGAAGCTGCTGCTCAGCGAAGACGCCTTGCCGTTGCGCCAGTCACTGGCTTCCCTGGTCCGCCAGATCGCACCGGCCGGCGCGCTTAACAGTTTGGCGCAAAGCTTGCTGCGCATGACCGTACCCGGCGTGCCGGATCTGTATCAGGGCGCAGAGTATTGGGACTTCAGCCTGGTCGACCCGGACAACCGGCGTCCGGTGGACTACGCTGCACGAGAGCGGTCGCTGCACGATGCCAGCGCTCTGGGACAGCTGTTGGAGCACTGGCAGGACGGTCGCATCAAGCAGGCACTGGTTGCCCGCACCTTGCAAACGAGGGTTGCACATGCCGAGTTGTTTCTGCACGGAGATTACCAACCACTCGAAGTGGTGGGCGAGCACGCCAGCAAGGTGCTGGCCTTCGCCCGCACCACGGCGACGCAGTTGGCGGTGGTGATCGTGCCGCGCCTGTGCAGCGACCTGCTGGGGGATGTCGGCAGCCCGTTGATTGATAGCCAAAAATGGGGAGACACCCATGTCAAGCTGCCTAACCACTCTTGCCGGCCTAATTTGAAGGGACTTTTTTCCGAGAACGCAGTCACACCACAGGAAGCTATATGGTTGAGCACTGCGTTGAAGGATTTCCCCGTCAATCTTTATGTACAAAGTGACCAGTGA
- the malQ gene encoding 4-alpha-glucanotransferase → MSESLHTLAANAGLAVHWVDANGNHQTVAPEALRKVLAGLGHAADSEDDIRRSLAALEKAHDAQHLPPLLTVDQGSALDLQKYFAPHSQCRIELEDGATLDIRLDEHGALPGMVPVGYQLVTIDGRQFTLAVAPSRCYSVGDALGSETPRAWGLGVQLYSLRRAGDGGFGDTQALEQLARSAGERGADALAISPMHAMFSSDNHRYSPYSPSSRLFLNSLYAAPGTILGERAVRSAIEATGLGKTLDELESLALIDWPSAADAKQTLLRELYKGFSAGDHPLQADLSSFRHAGGEALENHCRFEALQAECARQGEPQDWRQWPEQWQDPRSPSIAEFAKEHKEEVGYYAFCQWLIARSLERAQTAARSSGMRIGLVADLAVGADGAGSQAWSRQDELLSSLTVGAPPDILNRAGQGWGISAFSPEGLQRSGFRAFIEMLRANFAHAGGLRIDHILGLQRLWVIPQGESPPNGAYLHYPLDDMLRLLSLESHRHQAIVLGEDLGTVPDGLREKLAARQILGMRVLLFEQHHTGHFKSLMEWPDNALATTSTHDLSPLNGWWRANDIDWNHRLNLIDAAAEQQWRESREHERRGLRHLLEQDPVNFQGEGEESDQLIDASVRFIAHTRAPLVLLPLEDALGTLEAPNLPGTTDSHPNWRRRFSAPAQALLDDTDAARRLELLATARQQSNERDR, encoded by the coding sequence ATGAGCGAGTCACTCCACACCTTGGCCGCCAACGCCGGCCTTGCCGTGCATTGGGTCGATGCCAACGGCAATCACCAAACCGTGGCCCCCGAGGCCTTGCGCAAGGTCCTCGCCGGCCTGGGGCATGCCGCCGATAGCGAAGACGACATCCGCCGCAGCCTGGCCGCGCTGGAAAAGGCCCACGATGCCCAACACCTGCCGCCATTGCTGACGGTGGACCAAGGCAGCGCCCTGGACTTGCAAAAATACTTCGCGCCGCACAGCCAGTGCCGGATCGAACTCGAGGACGGCGCCACGCTGGACATTCGCCTGGACGAGCACGGCGCCCTGCCCGGCATGGTCCCGGTCGGCTATCAGCTGGTGACCATCGACGGCCGCCAGTTCACCCTGGCCGTGGCCCCCAGCCGCTGCTACAGCGTTGGTGATGCCTTGGGCAGCGAAACCCCGCGGGCCTGGGGCCTGGGGGTGCAGCTGTACTCCCTGCGCCGCGCCGGTGACGGTGGTTTCGGCGATACCCAGGCGCTCGAGCAGCTGGCGCGCAGTGCCGGCGAACGCGGCGCCGATGCCCTGGCGATCAGCCCCATGCACGCCATGTTCAGCAGCGACAACCATCGCTACAGTCCCTATTCGCCGTCGAGCCGCCTGTTCCTCAACAGCCTGTATGCCGCCCCTGGGACCATTCTGGGCGAGCGCGCGGTGCGCAGCGCCATCGAAGCGACGGGGCTGGGCAAGACCCTCGACGAGCTCGAGTCCCTGGCCCTGATCGATTGGCCCAGCGCCGCCGACGCCAAGCAAACCTTGCTGCGAGAGCTGTACAAGGGTTTCAGCGCGGGCGATCACCCGCTGCAGGCTGACCTGAGCAGCTTCCGCCACGCTGGCGGTGAAGCGCTCGAAAATCACTGCCGCTTCGAGGCCTTGCAGGCTGAATGCGCGCGCCAGGGCGAACCCCAGGACTGGCGCCAGTGGCCGGAGCAATGGCAAGACCCCCGCAGCCCGTCGATCGCCGAATTCGCCAAGGAACATAAAGAAGAGGTCGGCTACTACGCCTTCTGCCAGTGGCTGATCGCTCGCAGCCTGGAACGCGCCCAAACCGCCGCCCGCAGCAGCGGCATGCGCATCGGCCTGGTCGCCGACCTTGCCGTCGGCGCCGACGGTGCCGGCAGCCAGGCCTGGAGCCGCCAGGACGAATTGCTTTCGTCGCTGACCGTGGGCGCGCCGCCCGATATCCTCAACCGGGCCGGGCAAGGCTGGGGCATCTCCGCGTTCTCCCCCGAAGGGCTGCAACGCAGCGGCTTTCGCGCCTTTATCGAAATGCTGCGGGCCAATTTCGCCCATGCCGGTGGCCTGCGCATCGACCATATCCTCGGCCTGCAACGGCTGTGGGTGATTCCTCAGGGCGAGTCGCCACCCAATGGCGCCTACCTGCACTACCCGCTCGACGACATGCTGCGTCTGCTGTCGCTGGAATCGCACCGCCACCAGGCCATCGTCCTCGGTGAGGACCTGGGCACCGTGCCTGACGGGCTGCGGGAAAAACTCGCGGCGCGGCAGATCCTCGGCATGCGCGTGCTGTTGTTCGAACAGCACCACACCGGCCACTTCAAATCCTTGATGGAATGGCCCGACAACGCCCTGGCCACCACCAGCACCCACGACCTCTCGCCCCTCAACGGCTGGTGGCGAGCCAATGATATCGACTGGAACCACCGCCTGAATCTGATCGACGCCGCGGCCGAACAGCAATGGCGTGAGTCGCGCGAGCACGAGCGTCGCGGCTTGCGTCACCTGCTGGAGCAGGACCCGGTCAACTTCCAGGGCGAAGGTGAAGAATCCGATCAACTGATCGACGCCAGTGTTCGTTTTATCGCCCATACCCGAGCGCCGTTGGTGCTGCTGCCGTTGGAAGATGCCCTGGGTACCCTTGAGGCCCCTAACCTGCCCGGCACCACCGACAGCCATCCCAACTGGCGGCGGCGCTTCAGTGCCCCTGCGCAGGCGCTGCTGGACGATACCGACGCCGCTCGGCGCCTCGAACTGTTAGCCACTGCCCGACAACAATCCAATGAGCGTGACCGATGA
- the treZ gene encoding malto-oligosyltrehalose trehalohydrolase encodes MPSRETETWSVEREMSHGAVMLKSGLTRFALWAPDAQSVSLLIEGQAPLAMTADDEGWYQHQLACPAGTAYRYEIDGHLQVPDPASRAQQSDVHSPSLVVDDHYPWQQTGWHGRPWHEAVIYELHVGAMGGFAGVETHLARLAALGITAIELMPIAQFPGDRNWGYDGVLPYAPQSSYGTPAQLKHLIDTAHSHGLMVILDVVYNHFGPDGNYLHAYAKRFFNEDKHTPWGAAIDFSQQAVRDYFIDNALMWLHEYRFDGLRFDAVHAIESPDFLQVMAKRIRQSLEPRRHVYLNLENEHNQAHLLKQGYDAQWNDDGHNALHVLLTGETEAYYEDYKDHTTEKLARCLGEGFVYQGHVNRHGEARGEASGHLWPGSFVLFLQNHDQIGNRAFGERLNQLCSEPALRAATTLLLLSPMIPLMFMGDEWAAKEPFLFFTSHHGELADAVREGRRSEFKAFSVFADPHKRETIPDPNAPKTFEDSRPDFASFPAHQHGHWVELYRELLTWRRREIFPRLPGARSLGAEVLADKAITARWKMGDGAELRIDLNLGDQTLEVELPDASLRLFDSRLQPDNNRKLTPYTTVVSLIPPLDAVVQGAGGKP; translated from the coding sequence ATGCCGTCACGGGAAACTGAAACCTGGTCTGTTGAAAGAGAGATGTCCCACGGGGCGGTAATGTTGAAATCGGGGCTTACGCGCTTTGCGCTGTGGGCCCCGGATGCACAGTCGGTCAGCCTGCTGATCGAAGGCCAGGCGCCCCTGGCCATGACCGCCGATGATGAGGGCTGGTATCAACACCAGTTGGCCTGCCCCGCAGGCACCGCTTACCGCTACGAGATCGACGGCCACCTGCAGGTGCCGGATCCCGCCTCCCGCGCCCAGCAAAGCGATGTCCACTCGCCGAGCCTGGTGGTGGATGACCACTATCCCTGGCAGCAGACAGGCTGGCACGGCCGGCCTTGGCACGAAGCGGTCATCTACGAGTTGCACGTAGGCGCCATGGGCGGCTTCGCCGGTGTCGAAACGCACCTGGCGCGCCTTGCCGCGCTGGGGATCACCGCGATCGAATTGATGCCCATCGCCCAATTCCCCGGCGACCGCAACTGGGGCTACGACGGTGTGCTGCCCTACGCCCCGCAATCCTCCTACGGGACGCCAGCGCAGCTCAAGCACTTGATCGATACGGCACACAGCCATGGCCTGATGGTGATTCTCGACGTGGTCTACAACCACTTCGGCCCCGACGGCAATTATCTGCACGCCTACGCCAAGCGCTTCTTCAATGAAGACAAACACACTCCCTGGGGTGCGGCCATCGACTTCAGCCAGCAGGCTGTACGTGACTACTTCATCGACAACGCGTTGATGTGGCTTCACGAATACCGCTTCGACGGCCTGCGCTTCGACGCCGTCCATGCCATCGAAAGCCCGGATTTCCTGCAGGTCATGGCCAAGCGCATTCGCCAGTCGCTGGAGCCGCGCCGCCACGTCTATCTGAATCTGGAAAACGAGCACAACCAGGCGCACTTGCTCAAACAGGGCTACGACGCTCAGTGGAACGATGACGGCCATAACGCCCTGCACGTGCTGCTGACCGGCGAGACCGAAGCCTACTACGAAGACTATAAAGACCACACCACCGAGAAACTGGCGCGTTGCCTGGGCGAGGGCTTCGTCTATCAGGGCCACGTCAACCGTCATGGCGAAGCCCGCGGCGAGGCCAGCGGGCATCTGTGGCCCGGCTCCTTCGTGCTGTTCCTGCAGAACCACGACCAGATCGGCAACCGCGCCTTCGGCGAGCGCCTGAATCAGCTGTGCAGCGAGCCGGCGCTGCGCGCGGCGACCACCTTGCTGCTGCTGTCACCGATGATTCCGCTGATGTTCATGGGCGATGAGTGGGCGGCCAAGGAGCCGTTCCTGTTCTTTACCAGCCACCACGGCGAGCTGGCCGATGCCGTGCGCGAGGGCCGCCGAAGCGAATTCAAAGCGTTCAGCGTGTTTGCCGACCCGCACAAGCGCGAAACCATCCCCGATCCCAATGCGCCCAAGACCTTCGAAGACTCGCGCCCCGATTTCGCCAGTTTCCCCGCTCATCAGCACGGCCACTGGGTCGAGCTGTACCGCGAACTGCTGACCTGGCGACGTCGCGAGATCTTCCCGCGGCTACCCGGCGCTCGCTCGCTGGGTGCCGAGGTGCTGGCTGACAAGGCCATCACCGCGCGTTGGAAAATGGGCGATGGCGCAGAGCTGCGCATCGACCTCAACCTCGGTGATCAAACCCTCGAGGTAGAACTGCCGGATGCCAGCCTGCGCCTGTTCGACAGCCGCCTGCAGCCCGACAACAACCGCAAGCTCACCCCCTACACCACCGTGGTCAGCCTCATCCCCCCTTTAGACGCTGTAGTGCAAGGAGCAGGAGGCAAACCATGA
- the glgA gene encoding glycogen synthase GlgA, with the protein MINAAVETHGERFNQQVSEVPSLPAIASTGKVLQADSTPNPNRKKILFVTSEIADLVKTGGLGDVSAALPRAMSPLHDVRVLIPGYPQVLNSGHPIHVVGEMGGHAALPPCKVGRMDMPDGLVIYVLLCPELYAREGTPYGANNGRDWPDNHIRFARLGLAAADIAAGQGMVHWRPDMVHAHDWPAGLAPAYMHWRGLNVPTLFTIHNLAYQGVVSLACCPELGIPEHALQQEGMEFYGKLSFLKAGMSYSSHITTVSATYAEEITTPEFGCGLDGFLSYKAQQGLLSGIPNGIDESWESATDPHLVCPFGLNDWDGKGVNADHVRELFGLEPSEGPLFAVVSRLVFQKGLDLTEAVAQFIVENGGQIAIIGRGEPEGEQAMRELALRFPGQVSARIGFNETDARRMFAGSDFLLMPSRYEPCGLSQMYAQRFGSLPVARKTGGLADTIEDGMTGFLFEEPTAESYREALTRAFYVFGKPELLNAMRCRAMTQPFNWSQAVEPYAKLYEKMVDQAKGKSAKS; encoded by the coding sequence ATGATCAATGCCGCCGTCGAAACCCATGGGGAACGCTTCAATCAGCAGGTCAGCGAGGTTCCTTCCTTGCCTGCTATCGCTTCGACCGGCAAAGTGCTGCAAGCTGATTCGACGCCAAATCCTAATCGCAAGAAAATCCTCTTCGTCACCTCTGAAATTGCCGACCTCGTCAAAACCGGGGGCCTGGGCGATGTCTCTGCCGCGCTCCCTCGCGCCATGAGCCCCCTGCACGATGTGCGGGTGCTGATTCCGGGCTACCCGCAAGTGCTTAACAGCGGTCACCCGATTCATGTGGTCGGTGAGATGGGCGGCCACGCCGCGCTGCCACCCTGCAAGGTCGGCCGCATGGACATGCCGGACGGTCTGGTGATCTATGTACTGTTGTGCCCCGAGCTGTATGCCCGTGAAGGCACGCCTTATGGCGCCAACAATGGCCGTGACTGGCCTGACAACCATATTCGCTTCGCCCGCCTGGGCCTGGCTGCCGCCGACATCGCTGCAGGCCAGGGCATGGTGCATTGGCGCCCGGACATGGTTCACGCCCACGACTGGCCGGCCGGCCTGGCCCCAGCCTATATGCACTGGCGCGGGCTGAACGTGCCGACCCTGTTCACCATTCACAACCTCGCCTATCAAGGCGTGGTGAGCCTGGCCTGCTGCCCGGAACTCGGCATCCCCGAGCACGCGCTGCAACAGGAAGGCATGGAGTTTTACGGCAAGCTGTCGTTTCTCAAGGCCGGGATGTCCTATTCCAGCCACATCACCACGGTGAGCGCCACCTACGCCGAAGAAATCACCACCCCTGAATTCGGCTGCGGGCTCGACGGGTTTCTCAGCTACAAGGCGCAACAGGGGCTGCTCAGCGGCATCCCTAACGGTATCGATGAAAGCTGGGAATCGGCCACCGATCCGCATCTGGTCTGCCCGTTCGGCCTCAACGACTGGGATGGCAAGGGTGTCAACGCCGACCACGTGCGCGAACTGTTCGGCCTGGAGCCTAGCGAGGGCCCGCTGTTCGCGGTGGTTTCGCGCCTGGTGTTCCAGAAAGGCCTGGACCTTACCGAGGCGGTGGCGCAATTCATCGTCGAGAACGGCGGCCAGATCGCGATCATCGGCCGTGGCGAGCCTGAAGGCGAACAAGCGATGCGCGAGCTGGCCTTGCGCTTTCCTGGCCAGGTGTCGGCACGCATCGGCTTCAATGAAACCGATGCCCGGCGCATGTTCGCGGGCAGTGACTTTCTGTTGATGCCTTCGCGCTACGAGCCTTGCGGCCTGAGCCAGATGTACGCACAACGCTTCGGCTCGTTGCCGGTGGCGCGCAAAACCGGCGGCCTGGCCGACACCATCGAAGATGGCATGACCGGCTTTCTGTTCGAAGAGCCCACCGCCGAGAGCTACCGTGAAGCCTTGACTCGCGCCTTCTACGTGTTCGGCAAACCGGAGCTGCTCAACGCCATGCGCTGCCGCGCCATGACCCAACCCTTCAACTGGTCGCAGGCTGTCGAACCCTACGCCAAGCTCTACGAAAAAATGGTCGATCAAGCCAAAGGCAAATCGGCAAAATCCTAA